One window from the genome of Andrena cerasifolii isolate SP2316 chromosome 3, iyAndCera1_principal, whole genome shotgun sequence encodes:
- the Vha16 gene encoding vacuolar H+ ATP synthase 16 kDa proteolipid subunit → MTDIGEENPVYAPFFGVMGAASAIIFSALGAAYGTAKSGTGIAAMSVMRPELIMKSIIPVVMAGIIAIYGLVVAVLIAGVLEGPPKYTLFQGFVHLGAGLAVGFSGLAAGFAIGIVGDAGVRGTAQQPRLFVGMILILIFAEVLGLYGLIVAIYLYTKQ, encoded by the exons ATGACCGACATCGGGGAGGAAAATCCTGTTTACGCGCCCTTCTTCGGCGTGATGGGCGCCGCCTCGGCCATCATATTCTCTG CTCTGGGAGCAGCGTATGGCACAGCAAAATCGGGTACAGGAATCGCAGCGATGTCTGTTATGAGGCCAGAGCTTATCATGAAATCTATCATTCCTGTTGTCATGGCGGGTATCATTGCCATTTATGGTCTTGTAGTGGCTGTTCTCATTGCTGGTGTTTTAGAGGGACCCCCTAAATACACTCTCTTCCA GGGTTTTGTTCATCTGGGTGCTGGCTTAGCCGTAGGTTTTTCTGGTCTAGCTGCTGGATTTGCCATTGGTATTGTTGGTGACGCTGGTGTAAGAGGTACCGCTCAACAGCCTCGCCTCTTTGTCGGTATGATCTTGATTCTAATCTTCGCTGAAGTATTGGGTCTCTACGGTCTCATCGTTGCCATTTACTTGTACACCAAACAGTAA
- the Nat1 gene encoding N-acetyltransferase 1 isoform X1, which yields MPSRDDIRSLSTEQRWIPPSTVRRDALTPESRNDLIFRKVRGILNKLTPEKFAKLSNDLLNVELNSDVILKGVIFLIFEKALDEPKYSSMYAQLCKRLSDEAANFEPRKTLIESQKGQSTFTLLLLNKCKDEFENRSKASEAFENQDELGPEEEERRQVAKRKMLGNIKFIGELGKLGIVSEPILHRCIQQLLEKKRRGGSRGDTAEDIECLCQIMRTCGRILDSDKGRGLMDQYFRRMNSLAESSDLPLRIKFMLRDVIELRRDGWVPRKATSTEGPMPINQIRSDNDESSRGNGFHRREDRLGAEFLRKMGRGGLDMDMMGSIPLTSPSFGMPSPFNPNGFSGTSGVGYGRHNQRNQPGYYQNQNRHQNNYQGKHNQQQHNSPQNFNNNSNKEQLRFNKNKMLIGHPEEVSLRPSANSMMFKQTNINPNLPLNSDLFPGRASELPLLRTSTLKPSSPLLHKELPPAIVIKQGPVDKRDKARDRKDKGTSREEILKKVNALMDDLVSHMNTQDAVTAFQDLKIPERFLRHSVYTLYSNTLDRGDSERELAAKLMIELEKAEAVTLQQVHEGWKELVSNIPEKESSVPCVASHVAFLTAKAIVDNLIQLTDLVAVTENGQHHPLFLLILQQLHKSQGKARLTQIFNESKVNLISQLPEADKTKERLAEILEDRELTFLYPLLKIQGDIWRQLEYDPNPNTLYKWIKEKLEPSHHSDSEFINALMNVLLKYITQETILAPGVDPSNVGKAVIDKEKSLLEKYARLMRLLFVDIESQVTALHALQAFWFSHNFPKGMLLRWFDGLYRLEVIEEDAYFKWKECVTDAYPGKGKALFEVNGWLTWLDNASTEEESDDHNEDDDNNKNYRMQKL from the exons ATGCCTTCCAGGGACGATATTCGCTCCCTATCCACTGAGCAACGCTGGATCCCTCCTTCAACTGTTAGACGCGATGCACTCACCCCAGAAAGCAGAAATGATCTCATCTTTAGAAAGGTGCGGGGTATTCTTAACAAGCTTACGCCGGAAAAGTTCGCAAAGCTGAGCAACGATCTGCTCAACGTTGAGCTTAATTCTGATGTAATTCTTAAAGGTGTCATTTTCTTG ATCTTCGAAAAAGCCCTTGATGAACCCAAGTACAGTTCTATGTACGCACAGCTGTGCAAACGGCTGTCAGACGAAGCTGCAAACTTTGAACCTCGAAAAACTCTCATCGAAAGTCAAAAAGGCCAAAGCACATTCACACTTCTTCTTCTCAACAAGTGCAAAGACGAATTTGAAAATCGTTCGAAGGCAagcgaggcgttcgaaaatcagGATGAACTCGGCCCAGAGGAAGAGGAACGCCGACAGGTGGCTAAGCGGAAGATGCTTGGTAACATCAAGTTCATCGGAGAGCTGGGCAAGCTGGGAATCGTGTCGGAGCCGATCCTGCATCGTTGCATCCAGCAACTATTGGAAAAGAAAAGGCGAGGGGGATCCAGGGGGGACACCGCGGAGGATATCGAATGCCTCTGCCAGATCATGCGTACCTGCGGCCGTATCCTTGACTCGGATAAGGGTCGCGGACTCATGGATCAATATTTCAGACGTATGAACTCCCTGGCAGAGAGCAGCGATCTTCCTCTACGTATCAAGTTTATGCTGCGTGATGTCATTGAGCTACGCCGTGATGGCTGGGTTCCACGCAAGGCAACTAGCACCGAAGGTCCGATGCCCATCAATCAAATCCGCAGTGACAACGACGAGTCTTCGAGGGGAAATGGCTTCCATAGACGCGAGGATCGCCTCGGAGCTGAGTTTTTAAGGAAAATGGGACGTGGCGGATTAGACATGGACATGATGGGAAGTATTCCATTGACTTCCCCTTCGTTTGGCATGCCATCTCCATTCAACCCAAATGGATTCTCAGGAACGTCCGGGGTTGGTTATGGCCGCCACAATCAACGTAACCAGCCGGGTTACTATCAGAACCAGAATCGTCATCAGAACAACTATCAAGGGAAACATAATCAACAGCAACACAATTCACCGCAAAACTTTAATAACA ACAGCAATAAAGAACAATTACGCTTCAATAAGAACAAGATGCTGATTGGACATCCTGAAGAAGTATCACTACGACCATCTGCCAATTCTATGATGTTTAAACAAACCAACATCAATCCCAACCTACCTCTCAACAGTG ATCTGTTCCCAGGCAGAGCGTCAGAGTTGCCTCTTTTACGTACAAGCACGCTGAAGCCTAGCTCGCCGTTATTGCACAAGGAATTGCCGCCAGCGATTGTGATAAAGCAAGGCCCAGTCGACAAACGGGACAAAGCCAGAGACCGAAAGGATAAGGGGACTTCCAGGGAGGAGATATTGAAGAAGGTGAACGCGCTGATGGACGACCTTGTCTCGCACATGAACACGCAGGACGCAGTGACGGCTTTCCAAGATCTTAAGATACCCGAGCGATTTTTACGCCATTCAGTTTACACGCTGTACTCGAACACATTAGACCGCGGCGATTCCGAGCGCGAGCTAGCGGCCAAGCTTATGATCGAGTTGGAGAAGGCCGAGGCGGTCACCTTACAGCAGGTGCACGAAGGGTGGAAGGAACTAGTGTCCAACATACCGGAGAAAGAGAGCAGCGTACCTTGCGTAGCTTCCCACGTCGCCTTCTTAACAGCCAAAGCCATCGTGGACAATTTAATTCAGTTAACCGATCTCGTCGCCGTGACGGAGAACGGCCAGCATCATCCGTTGTTTTTACTAATACTGCAGCAATTGCATAAGAGCCAAGGCAAGGCGAGGCTCACGCAGATCTTCAACGAGAGCAAAGTGAATCTTATCAGCCAGCTGCCCGAGGCGGACAAGACTAAAGAGAGGCTGGCGGAGATTCTAGAGGACAGAGAACTGACCTTCCTTTACCCGCTTCTTAAGATCCAGGGAGACATCTGGCGTCAATTAGAATACGACCCCAACCCGAATACTCTTTACAAGTGGATCAAGGAGAAGCTAGAACCCTCGCATCATTCTGATTCAGAGTTCATTAACGCTTTAATGAACGTTCTTCTCAAATACATTACACAG GAAACGATACTGGCGCCTGGCGTTGATCCATCAAACGTAGGCAAGGCAGTGATAGACAAAGAGAAGTCGCTACTGGAAAAATATGCGCGCCTGATGCGCCTGCTCTTTGTCGACATAGAGTCTCAAGTGACAGCTCTCCATGCGCTTCAAGCATTTTGGTTCTCACACAATTTCCCAAAGGGGATGCTGTTGCGATGGTTCGACGGGCTTTATCGATTAGAAGTGATCGAAGAAGATGCCTATTTCAAGTGGAAGGAATGCGTTACCGACGCCTATCCAGGGAAGGGCAAGGCATTATTCGAG GTCAACGGTTGGTTAACATGGTTGGATAACGCATCTACCGAAGAAGAAAGCGACGATCATAACGAAGACGACGATAACAACAAGAACTACAGAATGCAGAAGCTCTGA
- the Nat1 gene encoding N-acetyltransferase 1 isoform X2 produces the protein MYAQLCKRLSDEAANFEPRKTLIESQKGQSTFTLLLLNKCKDEFENRSKASEAFENQDELGPEEEERRQVAKRKMLGNIKFIGELGKLGIVSEPILHRCIQQLLEKKRRGGSRGDTAEDIECLCQIMRTCGRILDSDKGRGLMDQYFRRMNSLAESSDLPLRIKFMLRDVIELRRDGWVPRKATSTEGPMPINQIRSDNDESSRGNGFHRREDRLGAEFLRKMGRGGLDMDMMGSIPLTSPSFGMPSPFNPNGFSGTSGVGYGRHNQRNQPGYYQNQNRHQNNYQGKHNQQQHNSPQNFNNNSNKEQLRFNKNKMLIGHPEEVSLRPSANSMMFKQTNINPNLPLNSDLFPGRASELPLLRTSTLKPSSPLLHKELPPAIVIKQGPVDKRDKARDRKDKGTSREEILKKVNALMDDLVSHMNTQDAVTAFQDLKIPERFLRHSVYTLYSNTLDRGDSERELAAKLMIELEKAEAVTLQQVHEGWKELVSNIPEKESSVPCVASHVAFLTAKAIVDNLIQLTDLVAVTENGQHHPLFLLILQQLHKSQGKARLTQIFNESKVNLISQLPEADKTKERLAEILEDRELTFLYPLLKIQGDIWRQLEYDPNPNTLYKWIKEKLEPSHHSDSEFINALMNVLLKYITQETILAPGVDPSNVGKAVIDKEKSLLEKYARLMRLLFVDIESQVTALHALQAFWFSHNFPKGMLLRWFDGLYRLEVIEEDAYFKWKECVTDAYPGKGKALFEVNGWLTWLDNASTEEESDDHNEDDDNNKNYRMQKL, from the exons ATGTACGCACAGCTGTGCAAACGGCTGTCAGACGAAGCTGCAAACTTTGAACCTCGAAAAACTCTCATCGAAAGTCAAAAAGGCCAAAGCACATTCACACTTCTTCTTCTCAACAAGTGCAAAGACGAATTTGAAAATCGTTCGAAGGCAagcgaggcgttcgaaaatcagGATGAACTCGGCCCAGAGGAAGAGGAACGCCGACAGGTGGCTAAGCGGAAGATGCTTGGTAACATCAAGTTCATCGGAGAGCTGGGCAAGCTGGGAATCGTGTCGGAGCCGATCCTGCATCGTTGCATCCAGCAACTATTGGAAAAGAAAAGGCGAGGGGGATCCAGGGGGGACACCGCGGAGGATATCGAATGCCTCTGCCAGATCATGCGTACCTGCGGCCGTATCCTTGACTCGGATAAGGGTCGCGGACTCATGGATCAATATTTCAGACGTATGAACTCCCTGGCAGAGAGCAGCGATCTTCCTCTACGTATCAAGTTTATGCTGCGTGATGTCATTGAGCTACGCCGTGATGGCTGGGTTCCACGCAAGGCAACTAGCACCGAAGGTCCGATGCCCATCAATCAAATCCGCAGTGACAACGACGAGTCTTCGAGGGGAAATGGCTTCCATAGACGCGAGGATCGCCTCGGAGCTGAGTTTTTAAGGAAAATGGGACGTGGCGGATTAGACATGGACATGATGGGAAGTATTCCATTGACTTCCCCTTCGTTTGGCATGCCATCTCCATTCAACCCAAATGGATTCTCAGGAACGTCCGGGGTTGGTTATGGCCGCCACAATCAACGTAACCAGCCGGGTTACTATCAGAACCAGAATCGTCATCAGAACAACTATCAAGGGAAACATAATCAACAGCAACACAATTCACCGCAAAACTTTAATAACA ACAGCAATAAAGAACAATTACGCTTCAATAAGAACAAGATGCTGATTGGACATCCTGAAGAAGTATCACTACGACCATCTGCCAATTCTATGATGTTTAAACAAACCAACATCAATCCCAACCTACCTCTCAACAGTG ATCTGTTCCCAGGCAGAGCGTCAGAGTTGCCTCTTTTACGTACAAGCACGCTGAAGCCTAGCTCGCCGTTATTGCACAAGGAATTGCCGCCAGCGATTGTGATAAAGCAAGGCCCAGTCGACAAACGGGACAAAGCCAGAGACCGAAAGGATAAGGGGACTTCCAGGGAGGAGATATTGAAGAAGGTGAACGCGCTGATGGACGACCTTGTCTCGCACATGAACACGCAGGACGCAGTGACGGCTTTCCAAGATCTTAAGATACCCGAGCGATTTTTACGCCATTCAGTTTACACGCTGTACTCGAACACATTAGACCGCGGCGATTCCGAGCGCGAGCTAGCGGCCAAGCTTATGATCGAGTTGGAGAAGGCCGAGGCGGTCACCTTACAGCAGGTGCACGAAGGGTGGAAGGAACTAGTGTCCAACATACCGGAGAAAGAGAGCAGCGTACCTTGCGTAGCTTCCCACGTCGCCTTCTTAACAGCCAAAGCCATCGTGGACAATTTAATTCAGTTAACCGATCTCGTCGCCGTGACGGAGAACGGCCAGCATCATCCGTTGTTTTTACTAATACTGCAGCAATTGCATAAGAGCCAAGGCAAGGCGAGGCTCACGCAGATCTTCAACGAGAGCAAAGTGAATCTTATCAGCCAGCTGCCCGAGGCGGACAAGACTAAAGAGAGGCTGGCGGAGATTCTAGAGGACAGAGAACTGACCTTCCTTTACCCGCTTCTTAAGATCCAGGGAGACATCTGGCGTCAATTAGAATACGACCCCAACCCGAATACTCTTTACAAGTGGATCAAGGAGAAGCTAGAACCCTCGCATCATTCTGATTCAGAGTTCATTAACGCTTTAATGAACGTTCTTCTCAAATACATTACACAG GAAACGATACTGGCGCCTGGCGTTGATCCATCAAACGTAGGCAAGGCAGTGATAGACAAAGAGAAGTCGCTACTGGAAAAATATGCGCGCCTGATGCGCCTGCTCTTTGTCGACATAGAGTCTCAAGTGACAGCTCTCCATGCGCTTCAAGCATTTTGGTTCTCACACAATTTCCCAAAGGGGATGCTGTTGCGATGGTTCGACGGGCTTTATCGATTAGAAGTGATCGAAGAAGATGCCTATTTCAAGTGGAAGGAATGCGTTACCGACGCCTATCCAGGGAAGGGCAAGGCATTATTCGAG GTCAACGGTTGGTTAACATGGTTGGATAACGCATCTACCGAAGAAGAAAGCGACGATCATAACGAAGACGACGATAACAACAAGAACTACAGAATGCAGAAGCTCTGA